The window CCTTAATCATGCACTTAGCAATGATGTTTCCCAGCATTTTGAAGTTGTAGGATTGTGTATAATGCGTGGGATGTATTGTTTGAGCCTCTCGAGCTTattatataggagtacatggcttggagtacaagtagtctctcctagagataaggaaggtccAGAATTACagtcaatcctaaactaaccatatccagAGTTGTCTAATACACTTTAACATCTACCCGCAGTCACAACAGGAGCGCGCAAACGATGCGACTGGAGAATAAATCGAACAGATGACATCCCCCGCAGTCGCAACCGTCGATGTGCCGCCGATGTTGTGGCTGGAATGGGAGCCGAAGAGGCTTTGTCAAGCAGATGGTAGCCCCTTAGTGCTAAAGTAGCCGAGGTCAAGATGGAtgtggtcgaagccgtggaggaGGGCGTGAATCTGAAGCatcaacgaaagcacccgaataCACAAAATTAGCAGCTTCTTGCCGAGGATAGCAGCAGGACGGTGAGCGGTGGATGACGATGGTAGACGAGGCAGTTGAAATGCCCTCAGGCGTCTTCCATCAGCAACATCGGCGGCAGTGTCCGCGCGAAAACAGCAGTAGGCACGGACTGGGATCGACTGCAAACTTGACGAGGACCGGCAGCGGATGGCGCCACCACCTGAAAATGGTGGCGACACTGGCAATGAGGGCTTGACCATgagtggcggcgctgcggcctGGGAAGGGGCAGTGATAACCTCGTCCTCGGGAGTGTCGACGACGATGCGGCAACGAACAGCAGGGCGACATAATCTGATCTCTGATCGAAAAAAAGGAACATTAGCAGATTGAATCACCACGGGAGGTAGGTCCCTCTGCTATTGCAAGACCATGATGGCACTGCGGATCAGAGGGATCTGCACGCAAATCCTACTGGGGGGCTGCCTTCGGCGGAGATCTATCTCTCCGGGGGCGGCGCAAGGGCAGCGGAAAGCTGGAGACCTAGGAGTTGAACCTAGACTCCTGATACCATGTAAGATTGTGTGCAATGCGTGGGATGTATTGTTTGAGCCCCTTGGGCTgattatataggagtacatgacTGGTGGGTAAGTAGCCTCTCCTACCTAGAGATAAGAAAGGTTATCCTGAAATTACAATCAAttctaaactaaccatatccagAGTTgcataatatactctaacatagATGCCACAAACAAAGACTATATATGTCACAATTGATCAAACATATATAAGAACTTGGTGTGTTTACGGACATGACATTTTTCTTTCTTGAAAGGAATGGCAGGAGCATTACCTAAAGTTACGGATGGTCAGAAGAGAGATGGAAACAATAGGGAATGGAAGCATCAGAGCGATAAATATAATTGCTACTTAATGACATTACATCATGCTCTTCTTACTCCAAAATATGTAGTTGCTTTGTGGCATATTTTCAATTCGTTCATGCCCATCCCTGAATTTCGATCGATTTTCTACACCGCGGGCAGGTTGGTTTAATTTCTTCCAAGCCTGGAATGGTGATTGGTCCTTACGGTTCTTGATAGTAGCCGCTAGCCGGGTGGGAAATCTTGGCTAAAGTCAGGCACAAGCACAAAGTGAAAATTCAAAGAGGTTAGGCATACTTGCTCGATCATTAACCCCTGCAACGATGCTCGACCGACAATTACACAAGTCAACATGCCGCCCACGACACGGAGACATCTGCAGGTTCTCGCGTTCAGAGAGCTGGAATAATATTGGCAGGAGATTCAAATGTCTCGATAAGTTGAACCAGCCAAGAATATAATCTGAAAGCGGGGCGCGCATGTTTGACCCgataataaaataaataggCACCCCCCAGACCTGTTCGCGTACATGGAGAAGGCGCCAATTGTTTCAGATCGGACGCTTCGCCCCCCGGTCGTTCTGAATTACGACGACTTGTTTATAACGGGCGAGCACTGCTAGTATggtcatctctctctctctctgacagCTACACGGTATGCAACGTTGTGCCGAGCACTAACCTCGTCAAAGACCAGAGACAGCTGCCGGATCGAGCTGCTGCGTGTTGATCAGACCAACCTACTCTAGAGATCATATCACAAGCTGGCAGCACTACGTGCAGCCTGAAGACGATATAATAAAACAATAATTCCCCATCACTATCAACCTGACATGCCTACCAAAAACTCCATCATGTTGACTAGAAACCATCAGGACGGCGGCATACATGGAGCTTAGTATATAAGCAGGCGTATGCCTCTGCGTTTCTCACCAAGCCTAGAACGAAGCACAGGAGCCATCCAGCAGTTTGACGGTATTTCCAACAGGCAGAGGTGTGCGCGCTTGCATTTTTGTCTTCCGGCACGAAGAAGCTGTAAGATGGGGAGCTCCTCCAGGGCTCTCCTCCTGGTCGCGGtcgccgcggcggtggccggcctcgccgcggccAACTTCCGGGACGACTGCGACATCCCTTGGGAGCCCCAGAACGCCAGGTTCACCAGCGACGGCAACGGCCTCTCCATGTCGCTGGTCAGCAACTCCTCAGGTACATACTGAAGAATCCGATCCCTTATTAGGCTCTTGGTTTTACCAGCTCCCAGCTTAGTTCGTTGCAGTAAGTTTAAGTAGCATTTGATCTGATGATGATGCGATGAAAAATGTTTCTTCAATTcttctgatgatgatgatcgtgcGATGATTCTTATGatacggccggccggccggcctgcaggCTGCATGCTCCGGACAAAGAAGCAGTTCATCTACGGGACCGTGTCAACCCTCATCCAGCTCGTCCCTGGCGACTCGGCCGGCACTGTCACCACATACTATGTACGCTGCATGCTCTAGTTTCTAGCTAGTTTGTCTCTCCTGCCTCCTTTATCTCCTGTTAACATCCTTCATTCCGATCCCTCATCAGGCGTCCTCCGTTGGAGACAACCACGACGAGATCGACTTCGAGTTCCTGGGCAACCAGACCGGGCAGCCCTACACCTTCCACACCAACATCTACGCCGACGGCGTCGGCAACAAGGAGATGCAGTTCAAGCCCTGGTTCGACCCCACCACCGGCTACCACAACTACACCATCTCATGGAGCCCCTGCATGATCGTGTAAGCAGCAGCATGCATCATCAAACTCAAAACACACAGCCTAGCTTATTAGCTACCTAGAGTCCTAGACAGCGgctgcgacgacgacgaccagaGACCGATCGATCCATTGACACCGACGATACATCGATGCATCATTCGCAGGTGGTACGTCGACAGCGTCCCCATCCGGGTGTTCCGCAACTACCAGTCGAGCCACGGCGTGGCGTACCCGACGAGCCGGCCGATGTTCGCCTACTCCAGCATCTGGGCGGCCGAGGACTGGGCCACGCAGGGCGGCCGCGTCAAGACCGACTGGTCCAAGGCGCCCTTCCTCGCCAGCTACGTCAACATCCACCTCAACATCTGCGagtgcggcgccggcggctgcgcCACCagctgcccggcggcggccgcgcagtACAACGGGGCGTGCCAGCTGAGCACCGCGGAGCAGGGGAAGATGCAGTGGGTGCAGGGCAACTACAGGATCTACGACTACTGCGCCGACCCCAAGCGCTGGATCTACGGCCAGAAGCCGGTCGAGTGCGGCCTGACCCAGTACTGATCGATCCATCGATCAACAACTCGGTCATGGGCTTCACCACACATATatgcacacacacatatatatcatTTACGGTCGTGACACGAGGAACGGCCACCAAGAAGGCTGAAATGGCCAgctacttttttattttttttgtttcttatcGGTGGGACGATGATACTTAATTTGAttattcttttccttttgttcaCGGCTGTCTGTAtatttttttcccaaaaaaCATATGTATACTTGTATATTGGCATGCTCCGTCACACATTTGAATTCTTGGTTTTTTCTTCTTATGAGTTATGACCCATTGATTCTCATTTCTTCCTCGGACCTTCTAAAGCTCAACTTGGTGCGACATCGAGCTCGTAGAAGTGGCAGATGCATCTCGACCAGGTTGGCTAAATAGTGAAGCCACAGGGAGGTCAATGCAAACGACAAGAGTGGATCTTTGCGATGCAGATGATCTGGAGCTCAATGTGATGATAGAAATTTGACCTAGCGCGGCCAGCAAGCGGAATCCTAGCTTGGCACTTTTGAAAAGCTTTTTTGAAATAGAGAAGTATTTTTTGAAAAGGAAATGTGTTCTCATCAAAACTTTTCTgaaaatattttctaaaaagCATAAGTTTCTTGAACATGAGAAGGGACAGAAGACCGCCATTTTTGTCCACATGCTTTAAAAAGGTTGTCAGAAAGGGGGCAATTTCACTGCGCATGTAATATATTGGACAGAAAATATAGTTTAGCTTCATAGGATAGGTTACCTTAAGTCCCAAGTACAACTAAAATTTACTTACAAATTGAAAGGAATcggtgctcgtagcctaagaggcGGAGTGAATGAATTAGGCGGAGTGAATGAATTAGGCTCCAACTATTTTGCGCAAAACATAAACTAgatcatgctatctagatgtgcaactatggttcaactagtgtaaaaccctcatcccaaaacaaGATATGCAACTTATAGACAATCAAAATTGTTAATAGCTGCTGCCTGGTGCTCGTAGCACCGCGCTCCGCTGGTACGGCAGGGGCGCGTGTCGCCACGCCGCGCATCGCGCCTGCAGCGGCGCGGAAGCGAGCACGCGCTCCGCGCGGTGCCAGCGGTGGCGTAATAGCCCGCGCTCGGTGGCCGGTGGGCCACCCGTCGGGTGGAGCCCGCCTAGTGGCAGCAGCACCTCGCTGCGGCGTGTGCCGCGCGGCGGGAGGGAGCGCGCGCTCCACGCCGTAGTAGCGGCCGCCTGAGCTTCCGCGCTCGCTGCCCGGTGGGCCTGCCGTCCGGTGGAGcccggatggcggcggcggcagctccctGCGGCTAGGGTGGAGCGGACGTCCACCGTGTTGGTGGATAGGGCCGGGGTGGAGCGCAGcgcgggcggcgacgcggcaGGAGCGAACGGCGTGCGCCCGGCCTGCCCTCATCCACCATCTGATAGGTGGGGTGCCTCACTGTGGAGCCCGGCTGTCTGTGGCAGGGGAAGGGAGCGGCGCCCGGGTGCACAGCTACGGCGGACACGGCGCCTTTTCAGCTGGGCGCGGTTGGATCCACCTTGGATTCACTCGCATCACCGCGCCGGAACAGTGGCCCCCCAACCGGAACAGTGCGCAGGCGGCGCCTGTCCGCCCTGTCCTCCGCTACGCTCCCGACGTCCCATCGGAGCCATGGCCCGAGACCGCCCCGTCGCATCGACGTGCTCCAGGAGCTCGATGCCCGGCCCATTTCCCGCCAAGATAAGAGCCAcaccccttccctctcctttcctcctcttcccccgcttcttctccctcctgctCTCCTCCTCGTGTTCTTCCTCCCTGCCGGCCGCTTTTCCCATCTGCTCCGCAATCTGAGGATCTGTGAGCCCATGCGCCTCTTGCCGTTGCCGATCTTTCCCTTGCTTGCGCATTGCTAGATCCTAGCCTGATATCTATGTTCATCCTCATGTTCTGTTGGAGCTGGATCGGCGATGGCGCACGTCACCTAGGGTTTCGACCTCGATCTGCTGGGAGAGGTTGGTTCTCCTCCACTACCTTCTCTTGCTTCCTACTGGCGTGCTTTGCCTTGGTCCTTGCACGATTTCACTAATGCCGCCGCTTTTTTTTTGGATTGATGCGCGATCCCTTGGATTCTCTCCGATTAGGAAGCTGCGTTCGGGTTGGGTTGGCCTGCGCTGCAGATCTTCAAGGTACACTCGTTGTCCATCTAAGCTTCTGTCTTTGCTTAGAGTTAGATGATTTCATTTGTGTTGTTGTTCCCTGCTGCTATTAGATGATTGCTTTTGTTGAGCTGGGTGTTGCTGTGGAGCTGATGTGTGTGCTGCTAGGTAGAGAGCTATCGTGTCTCGATGCTTTATGCTTTATGTTGTGCTCTTTTTTTCTTATATGTGGTTCTTGCTGGATCTTTCCTTTGGAAGAACTTGTCTGGGGATCACCTTTGCAAAGGTTGTGCAAGTGGTCTTATGTGCAGCTTCTATTGTGACTGTCTCTGAACAATTGCTTTTGTGTGGTTTCTTTCATGTGTTCCTCAATATGGCTTGGTTGTTTATTGTAGTGTCTGTGGTGTGTATTTAACCATGTGTAATGCTCTTGTGGTGGTGCCTTTTAAAGACTTGTTATACCTAGCACTTAGCGTCTGGATAGTTGTGATCTAGAACAAATAAAGACGTTTGATCTATTTTTGGGTGCTTCATTAGGACTAGCAATAGCTGCCAAGATTGGCTTTTGATAGATTGTGGGTGGTTGTGATAATATGGTGACCTTTACTTTGATCTATTTAATTTTGCATAGAAATCATGTGTGTCAGGTTGTCAAGGCGTGGTTGAGTTTATTTACACAAATTTATGCCTATATTGTGATGATTGACTTGGCAGTTGACTAGGCCTGTCGTGTTTGCATTTCTGGAACATGGTTTTGGCATTTGACAGAtctatagaaattctatctatttGCTAAAAAAAATTGGCAAATTCTGGATGGTTGCATTAGAATGCGCCATCGGATTCTTGCCCTTCAGTTGCTTTTAGTGTGAAACAAATCGATGGGGTGCATGCTTTTGAGATGTGTGTTGGGTAATATGAACTAATGGAGACCTGAGTTAGCTATTAATTTAATTTCGTGTGCTATTAATGTATTAGTGCACAGGATGTTCTGAAATGTATTAGTAGTGTTTACTTCTCCATCATTGGGTAACTTTATTGCTGTTGGAGACTTTAGAGTAGATGGTTCTTTGCATAGTCAAGCTATTAAAAGCTGTTTGCCCAAACAGAATTTACAGATTTGTAGCCTTACATTGATATATTCAGGCCTCAATGCTAGGGGCTTGACATGTCCAGAGGTTGTGCCTCTGCAAGTATGCGCCTTCTTTCTTCCTGTGTCATGCTATTGTGGTGGTCTTTTTAAAAAGTTTGTTATGTGGCTGCTATAGGACAGTTTGcaaatatgaatttttttatatatggtCTGCAAATACCAAATTGGATTTATGTGTGTTCTGCTATATGGTTGCTAGGCTGCTGCTGTTGGGCACAAGCTGGTCCCTGCTTTGCTTCTGCTGCAGCGTGTTCTTGTGAAGGTAAGTCTTGTTCGTCTTTGCCTTCCTTTCATAGCAGCTCTTTCATATGCGATCCATTCCCCCTCTCCATGTgcacctctctctcctcttcttgtGCTTTTTTACCCCTGCCCCTCTTCTATGTTGGAGTCTTTCCCTATGCATTTATATCTGAGTAGCTGCTGTGTGTGCGCATGTCTTATCCAATATTTACTACATGCTTCCTGCTCTTCTTTTTGTTTAGCCATGGCTGGGTCTGCGAGTGAGAGAGTGGCACGTTGTCGTGAGAAGGTCCAAAAAAGGAGGGTTGTGCCGCAGATTGGCCTGCCTGCTTACCCTGTTGCCCGTTCATTCGGCTGCTCTAGCAAGCCTGCTTTTGCTAGCGGTAGTAGCCATTCCTGCGGGGCTGCCTTGTTTGGTCCATCCAGCCAGCCATATCCGGTAGGCTTTGGCCAGCCTTGTCACCAGAATCCGTTTCCCCCAACAAAAACAAGTGAGTTAGTTCCACACTCATATGATCCATTGAATTATCTGCGAGCTTCAACGATGATCCTTTACTAATCTGAAATGAGCAGGAAAACAATCCTTGATGGACTGTCCTGCAAACATCGCTGTGCAGAACCGCCGTTACCGAATCAGTAGGATGCGCTATAAGATGCTCTGTGAATGATCCTGCTGTTACTCTGCCAATCCCTCATGATAAGGCCTCTGTAGACAAGCTAAAAGGTCTTCCATCTATCCTTTTAGATCACCTTCTAATTCTTTGACCTGCTAACCATATTACCCTGATCCTTCCTTTCGCTCTTGTAGAGGCTTACCCAGGCAGATCATACTACGGTGGCCCGTCTGATGAGTGCCCGTACTGCGGTGTTGTGTTTTGGTTTCAAGAACGAGTGAAAAGCACATCAAACCTATTGAAAAGAAAAGTTGTGTACAACCTTTGCTGTAGAGCCGGAAAAATCAATCTAAAACCTTTCAGAAGACCTCCTCCACCTCTATCTGGACTGCTCAGATTTGATGGTGATGCGTAGTCAAAGCGGTTTCTTAGGCAGATAAGGTCGTACAATTCCCTGTTTGCATTCACTTCTTTAGGTGCGCGTGTTGATAAGATGATAAACAATGGTACTGCTCCTTATGTCTTTAAGATAAATGGGGTTGTCCACCACCGTATTGGTTCTTTGGTGCCCTCGCGTGGTGCTGAGCCTAAATTTGCCCAGCTGTACATACATGACTCTGAACACGAGGCACAGAACCGGCTATCCCTTTTCGAAGATGATGGTGGCTCCGCTAACTAGCCCGACCGAGCGATAGCGCTGTCCCTTTTACAAATGTTTGACAGGCACAACAACCTTGTGAAGGCGTTTCGGTGCGCTAGAGAACGATTGGAGGATGTTGGTGACCAGGCACTAACTCTAAGGCTGCTAGGATGTAATTCTAGACAAGATGTCCAGTACAATCTGCCGACCAGAGGTGAAAATAGCAGTGATAATAGTCAGTGACTATTCAACCGATGAATATACCTATGACATCCTTGTCAGTTCTAAAAACGGCTGTTTGAAACGGGTTTCCTGCCTGCACCCATGCTACATGTCCCTTCAATACCCACTTCTGTTTCCCTATGGCGAGCACGGGTTCCATCTTGGCATTACATACACAGATGCAGACCATGAAGGCATCACACGTAAATATGTTACCATGCTCGAGTACGGTAGGTTCCATATGCACTATAGGCTTAACGAACCAAATCCCTATACCTGCTATGGTAGATTGAGTGATCAGTTAATTGTTGACTTTTATTCGACTGTTGAGGGCTCTAGGCTAAAATGGATAGCTGACCACCAGAAAGAACTTCGCTATGAATCTGTTCAGGGAATAGCTGATGCGATTGACAAAGGTTTGACTTCCGCGGATTCTGTTGGCGGTAGAACGGTTGTTCCTGCAAGCTTCACTGGGGG is drawn from Panicum virgatum strain AP13 chromosome 1N, P.virgatum_v5, whole genome shotgun sequence and contains these coding sequences:
- the LOC120655406 gene encoding xyloglucan endotransglucosylase/hydrolase protein 22-like, with the protein product MGSSSRALLLVAVAAAVAGLAAANFRDDCDIPWEPQNARFTSDGNGLSMSLVSNSSGCMLRTKKQFIYGTVSTLIQLVPGDSAGTVTTYYASSVGDNHDEIDFEFLGNQTGQPYTFHTNIYADGVGNKEMQFKPWFDPTTGYHNYTISWSPCMIVWYVDSVPIRVFRNYQSSHGVAYPTSRPMFAYSSIWAAEDWATQGGRVKTDWSKAPFLASYVNIHLNICECGAGGCATSCPAAAAQYNGACQLSTAEQGKMQWVQGNYRIYDYCADPKRWIYGQKPVECGLTQY